A section of the Malania oleifera isolate guangnan ecotype guangnan chromosome 2, ASM2987363v1, whole genome shotgun sequence genome encodes:
- the LOC131149007 gene encoding probable ribosome biogenesis protein RLP24, whose product MRLEKCWFCSSTIYPGHGIQFVRNDAKIFRFCRSKCHKNFKMKRNPRKVKWTKAYRRLHGKDMTQDSTFEFERKRNRPERYDRNVAENTLKAMKKIVKVRADREARHIKLRMKGKMAKERREAVKELEQSIHMVKAPPVLQQDQSLTLPKIKVKVSQLQSEGIRIMEE is encoded by the exons ATGAGATTGGAAAAATGTTGGTTCTGCTCATCAACTATATACCCTGGACACGGTATTCAGTTTGTTCGTAACGATGCTAAG ATTTTCCGTTTTTGTAGATCCAAATGCCACAAGAACTTTAAGATGAAGAGAAACCCACGCAAAGTAAAATGGACCAAGGCCTACAGGCGGTTGCACGGAAAGGACATGACACAG GATTCAACTTTCGAATTTGAAAGGAAGAGGAATAGGCCAGAGAGATATGACAGAAATGTTGCAGAGAACACCCTGAAGGCCATGAAGAAGATAGTTAAAGTCAGAGCTGATAGGGAGGCCAGGCACATCAAATTGAG GATGAAAGGAAAGATGGCCAAGGAGCGCAGGGAGGCAGTGAAGGAGTTGGAGCAGAGTATCCACATGGTAAAAGCTCCTCCTGTACTCCAACAAGATCAATCTCTCACTTTACCGAAGATCAAAGTCAAGGTTTCCCAGCTGCAATCGGAGGGTATTCGTATAATGGAAGAGTGA